The nucleotide sequence CAGAGGGGGTAGTGAGTCAACGGTAAGTATTGCCTGAGGCAAAGAGTCCAAGGCGGGTAAACAGGTATTGTGGCAAAAGGTTGTGTGTCTCGCAAAATAAGGTGGGCAACTACTCTCGCTAGCGCTCGACAAAGCCTAGTCCAACCCGTGAGTTTCGGGCTACTAAAGAATGTACTAAAGCTGCCGGGTATGAAATGACCCCGCTGGGGCCGTAGTTCAGCGCTGTTAATGCCATAGGTAGGTACGCTGCACTGAGTAGAAGAGGCCGTCCTTCTAACTGGATTATCTAGGAATGAGCTGGAAAGCATCCGGTTTTATGAGCTGGAAGGCAGCTGGTGAAATACAACCACAGTACATACTTCGTATATAGTCGAGCTTTAGCTGTTCCTCCTTTGGCTGCAAAGGCTTGGCACCGCACACACTACTAGTTGAATTTCTTCACGTGAAAACGTCTGACTTTGAAGCTGATACCACACACTATATAGTCAGATATAAAGAAAGAATAGGATAACTATCTTATTGTACTATTTTAGTATTTATGTATATTTTATGCAGGGTAAGCGCTTTGTTGCTATATTTGTGAACGGAATTTTAAGTCATAGCATGGGTCTATTGGAAAGCTTGTTAAAATGAGAGCTGAGGATATAGTCCTAGGAAATGCTAGTATTATTCTAAACAGGAATTGGAATTCCACTTAAAATTTCCGTCGATGCTTGGCCGTCCCCTTGTTTCAATCATTGTTCCGACATACAACGCTGTAAAGTATGTCCAAGAAACACTGGAGAGTTGTTTGCAGCAGACGTATGATAATATAGAAATCGTCTTTCAGGACGATTGCTCCACGGATGGGACCTGGGAACTGGTTACGTCGTTGTACGCGCATGTTCCTAGGGTGAAAATGTTCAGGAATGCGCACAACCTAGGCATCGGCGACAACTGGAATGCTGCCTACAGAAATTCGGCAGGTACCTACGTAGTGGTGTTCAACGCCGATGATCTTATGCATCCTGCCATGATTGAAAGCTTTCTGGCTTTATTCAGTCAGGACAGCACCATTGATATTGTGACCGGTACGTTCGAAGTGCTTGTTACCAGTACAGGACACACCTTCACGTATCCAGATCATGTGAATCTGCCAGGTGGCCTGGTGAATAACATGTATTCGAAGTTGTTTTTTAAATCATCTTTTCACTGGAATTACAGCTTGGTGAAAAGAGGGTTTCTAAGAAAATTGGAAATACAGGAAGGAGAGTTATTTATGAACACGCAGGTGTGTGATTATGAACTGTGGTTCAGGTCATTTCTAGCTGATGCGAAAGTTTATTTCGACAACACTCGGATCTGGGGGTATTATAGGAGGCATGAAACAAATGCATCATCCAAGCCGAACGGAGAACTAAGAAGTTTCTTGAAGGACTTTTTGGAGCACCATCATGAAATAATAAAGAAAAGGAGCGGCTTTAGATACACCAGAAGATTGATGCGTAATTTTATTACGTTCTGTAATAACACAAAAAGCTTTGAGAAAGACGTATTCTATTTGTACGTAAAAAGAATAGCGCAAAGCGTG is from Hymenobacter tibetensis and encodes:
- a CDS encoding glycosyltransferase family 2 protein, translating into MLGRPLVSIIVPTYNAVKYVQETLESCLQQTYDNIEIVFQDDCSTDGTWELVTSLYAHVPRVKMFRNAHNLGIGDNWNAAYRNSAGTYVVVFNADDLMHPAMIESFLALFSQDSTIDIVTGTFEVLVTSTGHTFTYPDHVNLPGGLVNNMYSKLFFKSSFHWNYSLVKRGFLRKLEIQEGELFMNTQVCDYELWFRSFLADAKVYFDNTRIWGYYRRHETNASSKPNGELRSFLKDFLEHHHEIIKKRSGFRYTRRLMRNFITFCNNTKSFEKDVFYLYVKRIAQSVL